Proteins encoded within one genomic window of Triticum aestivum cultivar Chinese Spring chromosome 2D, IWGSC CS RefSeq v2.1, whole genome shotgun sequence:
- the LOC123049299 gene encoding uncharacterized protein, which produces MAFIKNTIESAIVGSIGECTSAGELLSKIKSQFTGSSKIYATQVLEQLVTEKYTGGSHGIREHILRMSNMAAKLKPMDADLEIKPALLVHLVMASLPKEFEAFVVNYNMSPGTWDVEKTIAMCVQEEERLKASHDGTLNYVHGHKRKNYNQNNKSSPSKPQGKVSYQHQRQQQPFSVDKDTCLHCKKTGHYKKDCPVWLKSIMAKRGIPFDADYAKKRKTH; this is translated from the coding sequence ATGGCTTTTATAAAGAACACCATTGAGAGCGCCATTGTTGGCTCCATTGGAGAGTGCACTTCCGCAGGGGAGTTGCTCTcaaagataaagagccagttcactggctcttcaaagatatatgccacccaGGTGTTAGAGCAACTGGTGACAGAAAAATACACAGGTGGCAGTCATGGcataagagagcacatcctcaggATGAGCAATATGGCAGCAAAGCTCAAACCCATGGATGCGGATCTGGAGATCAAACCAGCGCTCCTGGTCCACCTTGTCATGGCTTCATTGCCGAAGGAGTTTGAAGCTTTTGTTGTGAACTATAACatgtcacctggaacatgggaCGTAGAAAAGACAATAGCAATGTGTGTTCAAGAGGAGGAGAGACTAAAAGCCTCACATGATGGTACACTCAACTATGTGCATGGTCACAAAAGAAAGAattacaatcaaaacaacaaaagttCTCCTTCAAAGCCACAAGGAAAAGTTTCCTATCAGCATCAGCGTCAGCAACAGCCTTTCTCAGTGGACAAAGACACTTGTCTCCACTGTAAGAAGACCgggcattacaagaaagactgTCCTGTTTGGCTAAAGTCGATCATGGCAAAAAGAGGGATTCCATTCGACGCGGACTACGCTAAGAAGCGAAAGACGCATTGA